From the genome of Cognaticolwellia beringensis, one region includes:
- a CDS encoding urease accessory protein UreD: MTTFSSLPVFQQVVAESGHRFDANRQWVASLTLGFGAHSNSNSNTSITRMNIARHYGPLRVQRPFYPEGPEGCCHVYILHPPGGLVSGDALNIDVNVTENAHTLLTTPAANKLYKADSNGVAWSQSTNLKVADGAILEWLPQETLAFDGSVGVQNFNIELAENAKCLGWEILCLGRPASELPFASGHLEQRFQLSRNDRPLWLERQALDPKHSRFNGKWGQGGTTVHATLWTVGLNDPMEAITALREHITATEHWAVTFRRGVLLLRYLGDERNQVWDLFQQARDILRPRLTGHQATVPRIWLT, from the coding sequence ATGACAACTTTTTCTTCTTTACCTGTCTTTCAACAGGTTGTTGCGGAATCTGGACATCGCTTTGATGCCAACCGCCAATGGGTAGCTTCTTTAACGTTAGGTTTCGGCGCCCACTCTAATAGTAACAGTAATACAAGCATTACTCGCATGAACATCGCTCGACACTATGGGCCTTTACGTGTGCAACGACCATTTTACCCTGAAGGCCCCGAGGGTTGCTGCCATGTTTATATTCTGCACCCACCTGGTGGTTTAGTCAGTGGTGATGCGCTTAATATAGACGTCAATGTGACTGAAAATGCTCATACCTTGCTCACTACGCCTGCGGCCAATAAACTCTATAAAGCTGACAGTAATGGTGTTGCATGGAGTCAGAGTACCAACTTAAAAGTTGCTGATGGTGCCATCTTAGAATGGCTCCCTCAAGAGACCCTTGCTTTTGATGGCTCCGTCGGGGTACAAAACTTTAACATTGAACTGGCGGAAAATGCCAAATGCTTAGGTTGGGAAATTCTCTGCTTGGGCCGGCCCGCTAGCGAATTGCCATTTGCCAGCGGCCATCTTGAACAACGCTTTCAACTTAGCCGTAATGACCGACCATTGTGGTTAGAGCGTCAGGCTCTAGATCCAAAGCACAGCCGATTTAACGGCAAGTGGGGACAAGGTGGTACAACAGTACACGCTACCTTGTGGACGGTTGGTTTGAATGATCCGATGGAAGCCATAACAGCATTACGTGAGCATATAACCGCTACCGAACATTGGGCAGTAACCTTTAGGCGTGGTGTATTACTCTTACGTTACCTCGGCGACGAGCGGAACCAAGTTTGGGATTTATTTCAACAAGCTAGAGATATTCTTCGTCCCCGACTAACCGGACATCAGGCCACAGTGCCGCGTATCTGGCTGACTTAA
- a CDS encoding BACON domain-containing protein has product MKGQIKNMRLILVILFSSLFLQACGGSSEKLPTFTVSSSVSSVAFTNEFLQQENHTIAVDVTFDGNGLLLGFAPTAQPVSWLNYRIENLTDTSATIHIDVVNAHLLNTNLYGTTLRLSSGDTTTTNFAHADINVSLLLWQALTFDDTFGVDSIAAKTIDISSSADDITVTSSVPWLNVEKVFLDGITTITATPNVSDFTEPGFHPAEISITSPLGTTEYPVELSLDNTHLFADRATVALAQTGNINNSQTTLNINSNSILPWNWQATTEATWLTLTPNAENNQLTITADSSALANNTTTIAEITLSGDEQTTAMAETIHVSFYKSDLASENNTLDIVANTDGVVTNPLLPQYYVATSNELRSYHLYTNELVSTTVIAPEDTKLEQLIIHPEASIMLAKAVETIVIDENTSETITHRYKIDLTDMSFVELTDINITSEPVKFIRIDSRYFVATRILEFTDENLTLVGFDAPNAFLARAFNVAEKNQTLFALDISTSNDLMSIKRIEVKVNDFGRNPISTKISHSYRPELLGENDQISDFYVTADEQSIYAISPTSEWISFNGTTFTDNGVLNSDETITNLALTHTTNDRPHFVRFDPEVGFKVDVYNEQQAIVSSINLASNLPNKMLIANGDSRAVITSSNADNISVINLSQFSSSAETLVFTTNFGDSAITQQTLTLSSIGEAWQATGSAPWLVLTQQSDESSDAILVDIDRSLISGWGLMSASISIVDPTSGTTKVITVELAVDALRLSSNYPSLAFNSLVTEQTLVHTVDILTNSEANIAWQATTDVDWLSLSSDSTNNTLTITGLPANIATDGLHSAVITLSPAVEGSALSGSINVTFNKAASDGADVDIANISINTSGVVLDPMRPYVYIAAGDKLSTYHVISGALINTATSPLAEIDLTNLVVHPDGSMLLASNSETYLDDDEAEQTRINHYQFDLNSYQFSQVNADNITIISRPVMIKMVAGVAVVITQALEMANLDLVRQYWDQENVYFAPSIAQANSADIFMAYKQATSSLERYTISYNAYTSEAVSVMNEPAYANAAFTSMANFAMSHNGNTIYSANSNSEWASFDGTTYTDNGVLQGNNNVQTFNTTTDTNDNSYFYRFDPTLGFTYSKYNAAQVELWSEVIASSSAESYLMPEFQRVLIYDTTTSTLSLRSHP; this is encoded by the coding sequence ATGAAGGGACAAATTAAAAACATGCGTTTAATATTGGTTATTTTATTTAGCTCACTATTTTTACAAGCATGTGGTGGTTCAAGTGAAAAATTACCAACATTCACGGTCAGTTCATCAGTTTCATCGGTAGCCTTTACCAATGAGTTTCTGCAACAAGAAAACCACACTATTGCGGTTGATGTTACGTTCGATGGTAATGGGCTATTACTCGGTTTTGCACCTACTGCACAGCCAGTAAGCTGGTTAAATTATCGCATTGAAAACCTAACAGATACCTCTGCGACTATTCATATTGATGTGGTTAATGCTCATTTATTAAATACTAACCTTTACGGTACAACATTAAGGTTATCCAGTGGCGACACTACGACCACAAACTTTGCACACGCCGATATTAACGTTTCGTTATTGTTATGGCAGGCTCTTACCTTTGATGACACCTTCGGTGTTGACTCGATAGCAGCAAAAACAATTGATATCAGTTCAAGTGCAGATGATATAACTGTAACAAGTTCAGTACCTTGGCTCAACGTCGAAAAAGTCTTTCTTGATGGCATTACAACAATTACGGCAACACCCAATGTAAGCGACTTTACCGAACCAGGTTTTCATCCGGCAGAAATTAGTATTACGAGTCCGCTAGGTACAACTGAATATCCAGTAGAGTTAAGCTTAGACAATACGCATTTATTTGCTGATAGAGCAACCGTAGCCTTGGCACAAACTGGTAATATCAACAACAGTCAAACGACCCTTAATATCAATTCGAATAGTATTTTACCTTGGAACTGGCAGGCTACCACTGAAGCAACTTGGTTAACACTGACACCTAACGCTGAAAACAATCAATTAACCATTACAGCTGATAGTAGCGCTTTGGCTAATAACACGACTACAATCGCAGAAATAACCCTAAGTGGCGATGAGCAAACCACCGCTATGGCAGAAACTATACACGTGAGCTTTTATAAGTCTGACTTAGCCAGTGAAAACAATACGCTCGATATTGTCGCTAACACTGATGGTGTCGTAACTAACCCTTTACTACCACAATATTATGTCGCAACAAGCAATGAGCTTCGAAGCTACCACCTTTATACTAATGAGTTAGTATCAACAACAGTTATAGCGCCGGAAGATACCAAGCTAGAGCAGCTAATTATTCACCCTGAAGCCAGCATTATGTTAGCGAAAGCGGTTGAAACTATAGTTATTGATGAAAACACCAGCGAAACTATTACACATAGATATAAAATTGACCTCACTGACATGAGTTTTGTTGAATTAACCGATATTAATATCACCAGCGAGCCGGTTAAATTTATCCGCATTGATAGTCGCTATTTCGTGGCAACAAGAATTTTAGAGTTTACCGACGAAAATTTAACGCTTGTTGGCTTTGACGCGCCTAATGCCTTTTTAGCCAGAGCTTTTAATGTTGCTGAAAAGAATCAAACTTTATTCGCATTAGACATAAGTACTAGCAATGACTTAATGTCGATAAAGCGCATAGAAGTTAAAGTCAATGATTTTGGTCGCAATCCAATTAGTACTAAAATCAGCCACAGTTACCGTCCTGAACTATTAGGTGAAAATGACCAAATTAGTGATTTTTATGTAACCGCAGATGAACAAAGTATTTATGCTATAAGCCCAACGAGTGAATGGATCAGCTTTAACGGTACAACATTTACTGATAATGGTGTGTTAAATAGCGATGAAACTATAACTAACTTAGCGCTTACTCATACAACTAATGATCGTCCTCACTTCGTTAGGTTTGACCCTGAGGTTGGCTTTAAAGTTGATGTATACAATGAGCAACAAGCCATCGTTAGCAGTATTAATTTAGCCTCAAATCTACCAAATAAAATGTTAATCGCTAATGGCGACAGCCGAGCCGTAATAACATCTTCAAATGCTGATAACATAAGTGTTATCAATTTAAGTCAATTTTCTAGTTCAGCAGAAACATTAGTATTTACAACAAATTTTGGTGACAGCGCCATAACACAACAAACACTGACACTATCAAGCATAGGCGAAGCCTGGCAAGCTACGGGGAGCGCTCCTTGGCTGGTATTAACCCAGCAAAGTGATGAAAGTAGCGATGCTATATTAGTCGATATCGATCGCAGCTTAATTTCTGGTTGGGGCTTAATGTCTGCAAGTATTTCGATTGTCGACCCGACGAGTGGTACGACAAAAGTGATCACGGTTGAACTTGCTGTTGACGCTTTAAGATTAAGCAGTAACTACCCATCATTGGCTTTCAATAGTTTAGTCACCGAACAAACGTTAGTGCATACCGTGGACATTTTGACCAACAGTGAAGCTAATATCGCTTGGCAAGCAACGACGGATGTTGACTGGTTATCGTTGTCATCTGATAGCACCAACAACACATTAACTATTACCGGATTACCGGCTAACATTGCCACCGATGGCTTACATAGTGCGGTCATCACCTTATCACCTGCTGTCGAAGGCTCTGCGTTATCTGGCAGCATTAATGTCACCTTCAATAAAGCAGCAAGTGACGGTGCTGATGTAGATATTGCCAATATAAGTATTAATACCTCAGGTGTAGTACTAGACCCTATGCGTCCTTATGTTTACATCGCAGCAGGCGATAAACTTAGCACTTACCACGTTATTTCTGGCGCATTGATTAATACAGCAACATCGCCATTAGCAGAAATCGACTTAACAAATTTAGTTGTTCACCCTGATGGTTCAATGTTGCTAGCATCGAATAGCGAGACTTATTTAGATGATGATGAGGCTGAACAAACCCGTATTAACCATTATCAGTTTGACTTAAACAGCTATCAATTTAGCCAGGTTAATGCTGATAACATCACTATAATATCTCGTCCTGTAATGATAAAAATGGTTGCTGGGGTAGCAGTCGTCATTACTCAAGCATTAGAAATGGCAAATTTAGATCTAGTCCGTCAATATTGGGACCAAGAAAATGTCTACTTTGCCCCAAGCATTGCTCAAGCAAATAGTGCTGATATATTCATGGCCTACAAACAAGCAACAAGCTCTCTTGAGCGCTATACGATAAGCTATAACGCTTATACTAGTGAAGCGGTTTCAGTAATGAATGAACCTGCCTATGCCAATGCAGCCTTTACTAGCATGGCAAACTTTGCCATGAGTCATAATGGCAATACTATTTATAGTGCTAACAGCAACAGTGAATGGGCAAGTTTTGACGGCACGACTTACACTGACAATGGCGTACTTCAGGGTAATAACAATGTACAAACCTTTAACACCACCACAGATACCAATGACAACAGTTACTTTTATCGTTTTGATCCAACCTTAGGCTTTACTTACAGTAAATACAATGCTGCGCAAGTTGAGCTTTGGTCTGAGGTAATTGCTAGTAGTTCTGCTGAAAGTTACCTAATGCCTGAATTTCAACGCGTATTAATTTATGATACAACAACATCCACATTGAGCTTACGATCACACCCGTGA
- the alaS gene encoding alanine--tRNA ligase, with the protein MIKTSAQLRQAFLDFYASKQHQIVPSSSLIPGNDATLLFTNAGMVPFKDVFLGDDVRSYTRATSAQRCVRAGGKHNDLENVGYTARHHTFFEMLGNFSFGDYFKEEAINYAWEFLTTVLALPKEKLLVTVYDSDDEAYNYWLNEIGVPADKIIRIGDKSADKKFESDNFWSMGDTGPCGPCSEIFYDHGENIFGGPPGSPDEDGDRFIEIWNIVFMQYNRHADGTMENLPKPSVDTGMGLERIAAITQGVHSNYEIDIFQSLIRDTAKLLECDDLEHKSLRVIADHIRSCSFLITDGVIPSNEGRGYVLRRIIRRAIRHGHKLEAQSFFFHKLVASLAEQMGDAYPELVQQQAIIEKILRIEEEQFGRTLDRGMALLEDILAELKGDTIAGDDVFKLYDTFGFPADLTADIARERELNIDLVGFDAAMAQQRTRAQKASQFGTDYNDTLKSENRTSFKGYTRDEMSSTVVELFNSESSVNTLEAGEAGVVILDQTPFYAESGGQVGDTGTLSFDNGTFEVTDTIKLGHAFAHKGIAHQTIALNSLVKAQINSERRSAIVKNHTATHILHATLRKVLGEHVTQKGSLCDADKLRFDFSNFEAVTPEELNTIERMVNEQIRSNLARETNLMQIDAAKEKGAMALFGEKYDDEVRVVTLGDFSTELCGGVHVNRTGDIGLFKITSESGIAAGVRRIEAVTGQAALNYFAAQEHTLNSIAALVKTEPANVASKIEQVILRNKELEKELAQFKQKLASAAGADLVSQAKDYNGVKALIANLEGVEAKSLRGMVDDLKNKMGSGIILLATASDNKVSLIAGVTKDLVGRVKSGELVNVAAQEVGGKGGGRPDMAQAGGSQPENIEAALNAAQSWLSDKLS; encoded by the coding sequence ATGATTAAAACTAGTGCCCAATTGCGTCAGGCATTTTTAGATTTTTATGCCTCTAAGCAGCACCAAATTGTTCCGAGTAGCTCGCTTATTCCTGGTAACGATGCGACATTATTATTCACCAATGCTGGTATGGTGCCTTTTAAAGATGTTTTTCTTGGCGACGATGTTCGCAGCTATACCCGTGCAACTTCTGCGCAACGCTGTGTCCGCGCGGGCGGTAAGCACAATGATTTAGAAAATGTTGGTTATACAGCCCGTCACCATACTTTTTTCGAAATGCTAGGTAATTTTAGTTTTGGTGATTATTTCAAAGAAGAAGCGATTAATTATGCTTGGGAATTTTTAACCACGGTATTAGCGTTACCAAAAGAAAAGTTACTGGTAACTGTTTATGATAGCGATGATGAAGCTTATAACTATTGGTTAAATGAAATTGGCGTACCAGCAGATAAAATAATACGCATTGGTGATAAGTCAGCCGATAAAAAGTTTGAGTCTGATAACTTTTGGTCGATGGGTGATACCGGCCCATGTGGTCCATGCTCTGAAATCTTTTATGATCACGGAGAAAATATTTTCGGTGGTCCTCCTGGTTCTCCTGATGAAGATGGCGATCGCTTCATCGAAATTTGGAATATAGTTTTCATGCAATATAACCGTCATGCAGACGGTACTATGGAAAACTTACCTAAACCTTCAGTTGATACTGGTATGGGTTTAGAGCGTATTGCCGCTATAACACAAGGCGTTCATAGTAATTACGAAATTGATATTTTCCAAAGCTTAATTCGAGATACCGCTAAGTTACTTGAATGCGACGATTTAGAGCACAAATCTTTACGTGTTATCGCTGATCATATTCGTTCATGTAGCTTCTTAATTACTGATGGTGTTATACCGTCGAATGAAGGGCGTGGATACGTATTACGTCGTATTATTCGTCGCGCTATTCGTCATGGTCATAAACTTGAAGCCCAATCATTTTTCTTTCATAAGTTAGTCGCCTCGCTTGCTGAGCAAATGGGTGATGCATACCCTGAGTTAGTTCAGCAACAAGCGATTATTGAGAAAATTTTACGTATAGAAGAAGAACAGTTTGGTCGAACGTTAGATCGAGGTATGGCGCTATTAGAAGATATTTTAGCTGAGCTTAAAGGCGACACTATCGCTGGCGATGATGTATTTAAGTTATATGACACCTTCGGTTTTCCCGCTGATTTAACCGCTGATATTGCACGCGAGCGTGAGCTAAATATTGACCTTGTAGGTTTTGACGCAGCAATGGCTCAACAACGTACTCGCGCACAAAAAGCGAGTCAGTTCGGCACTGACTATAACGACACTCTTAAATCAGAAAACCGTACATCCTTTAAAGGCTACACACGTGATGAAATGTCTTCTACTGTAGTAGAGCTTTTTAACAGCGAGTCGTCAGTTAATACTTTAGAAGCAGGTGAGGCAGGTGTTGTGATCCTTGATCAAACGCCATTTTATGCTGAATCCGGTGGGCAAGTTGGTGACACGGGTACGCTAAGTTTTGATAACGGTACTTTTGAAGTAACCGATACCATTAAACTAGGACATGCGTTTGCACATAAAGGTATTGCTCATCAAACCATAGCTTTAAACAGTCTTGTAAAAGCGCAAATTAACAGCGAGCGTCGTTCAGCAATTGTTAAAAACCATACGGCTACGCATATTTTGCATGCCACACTTCGTAAAGTGTTGGGCGAGCATGTTACACAAAAAGGTTCATTGTGCGATGCAGATAAACTTCGCTTTGATTTTTCTAACTTTGAAGCGGTAACGCCTGAAGAGTTGAACACAATTGAACGTATGGTTAATGAACAAATTCGCAGTAACTTAGCTCGTGAAACTAATTTGATGCAAATTGATGCAGCAAAAGAAAAAGGCGCCATGGCCTTGTTTGGCGAAAAGTACGATGACGAGGTACGCGTAGTTACTTTAGGTGACTTTTCAACAGAGCTTTGTGGTGGCGTACATGTTAACCGTACTGGTGATATTGGCCTATTCAAAATCACTTCTGAATCAGGCATAGCCGCAGGTGTTCGACGTATTGAGGCGGTAACAGGCCAAGCCGCATTAAATTACTTTGCTGCACAAGAGCATACGCTAAATTCCATTGCAGCATTAGTAAAAACTGAGCCGGCTAATGTAGCAAGTAAAATTGAACAAGTGATATTGCGTAACAAAGAGTTAGAAAAAGAGCTTGCCCAATTTAAACAAAAACTTGCAAGTGCTGCCGGTGCTGACCTAGTAAGCCAAGCTAAAGACTATAATGGTGTCAAAGCACTTATTGCTAATTTAGAAGGTGTAGAGGCTAAATCACTGCGTGGTATGGTTGATGACCTGAAAAATAAAATGGGTTCAGGTATTATTTTGTTAGCTACTGCTAGCGATAATAAAGTGAGCTTAATTGCCGGTGTAACAAAAGATTTAGTTGGCCGAGTTAAATCTGGCGAGTTAGTTAATGTTGCAGCCCAAGAAGTGGGTGGTAAAGGTGGTGGCCGTCCTGATATGGCACAAGCGGGAGGAAGCCAACCAGAAAACATTGAAGCAGCGTTAAACGCAGCGCAAAGTTGGCTGAGTGATAAATTGAGCTAG